From Streptomyces sp. NBC_00683, one genomic window encodes:
- a CDS encoding glycoside hydrolase family 35 protein — MSVLQIDDGGFRLDGEPFRVLSGGLHYFRVHPAQWADRLRKARLMGLNTVETYVPWNLHQPRPDRFRMDGGLDLPAFLGLAAAEGLHVLLRPGPYICAEWEGGGLPSWLLEQPDIRLRTRDPRYLAAVDDYFTRLLTPLQSCFATRGGPVLAVQVENEYGAYGDDSAYLEHLAGSLRRCGVDVPLFTCDQPADLERGGLPGVLATANFGSRSTQNLAALRAHRPTGPLLSTEFWIGWFDRWGGHHVVRDPDQAAQELDEALAAGASVNLYMFHGGTNFGFTNGANDKHTYRPTVTSYDYDAPLDEAGDPTEKFTAFREVIAKYAPVPAEPVPARADKLSLSAVALDESAGLLDWAPSLGDAVESLNPLTMEQLRQDFGFVLYETVLAAAGPALLELEQVRDRAQVFLDGRSVGVLERENHEHALSFTVPRAGCVLSVLVENQGRVNYGPGIHDRKGLPGRVVLDGTELVGWTNRPLPLTSLDGLGFAATTTAPTGPSFHRGTFELSGTADTFLHLDGWTKGSAWINGFALGRYWSRGPQRSLYVPAPVLREGTNEIVVLELHAAHRARTVDFRETHDLGPTDE, encoded by the coding sequence ATGTCCGTTCTTCAGATCGACGACGGCGGATTCCGACTCGACGGTGAACCCTTCCGGGTCCTGTCCGGTGGGCTGCACTACTTCCGGGTCCATCCGGCGCAGTGGGCAGACCGACTCCGCAAGGCCCGCCTCATGGGCCTCAACACGGTCGAGACGTATGTCCCCTGGAACCTCCACCAGCCGCGTCCGGACCGGTTCCGCATGGACGGCGGACTCGACCTGCCCGCCTTCCTCGGCCTCGCCGCCGCGGAGGGCCTCCACGTCCTGCTCCGCCCCGGGCCCTACATCTGCGCCGAGTGGGAGGGCGGCGGCCTGCCCTCCTGGCTCCTGGAGCAGCCCGACATCCGCCTGCGCACCCGCGACCCCCGCTATCTCGCCGCGGTCGACGACTACTTCACCCGGCTCCTCACCCCGCTCCAGTCCTGCTTCGCCACCCGTGGCGGACCGGTACTCGCCGTACAGGTGGAGAACGAGTACGGGGCGTACGGCGACGACTCCGCCTACCTGGAGCACCTCGCCGGCTCGCTGCGCCGCTGCGGTGTCGACGTGCCGCTGTTCACCTGCGACCAGCCCGCGGACCTGGAGCGTGGCGGGCTGCCGGGGGTCCTCGCCACGGCCAACTTCGGCAGCCGCTCCACCCAGAACCTCGCGGCTCTGCGCGCGCACCGGCCGACCGGACCGCTGCTGTCCACGGAGTTCTGGATCGGCTGGTTCGACCGCTGGGGCGGCCACCACGTGGTCCGTGACCCGGACCAGGCCGCACAGGAGCTGGACGAGGCCCTGGCGGCCGGGGCCTCGGTGAACCTCTACATGTTCCACGGCGGTACGAACTTCGGCTTCACCAACGGCGCCAACGACAAGCACACCTACCGGCCGACCGTCACCTCCTACGACTACGACGCCCCCCTCGACGAAGCCGGGGACCCCACCGAGAAGTTCACCGCGTTCCGCGAGGTCATCGCCAAGTACGCGCCTGTCCCCGCAGAGCCTGTTCCCGCGCGCGCGGACAAACTCTCCCTGTCAGCAGTGGCGTTGGACGAGAGTGCCGGCCTGCTCGACTGGGCTCCGAGCCTCGGTGACGCCGTCGAGTCCCTGAATCCGCTGACGATGGAGCAGCTCCGGCAGGACTTCGGATTCGTCCTCTACGAGACGGTCCTGGCGGCCGCCGGACCCGCCCTGCTCGAACTGGAGCAGGTCCGCGACCGCGCCCAGGTCTTCCTCGACGGCCGGAGCGTCGGGGTCCTGGAGCGGGAGAACCACGAGCACGCCCTCTCCTTCACCGTGCCCCGCGCGGGCTGCGTCCTCAGCGTGCTCGTCGAGAACCAGGGCCGCGTCAACTACGGACCGGGCATCCACGACCGCAAGGGGCTGCCCGGCAGGGTCGTGCTGGACGGCACGGAGCTCGTCGGCTGGACCAACCGGCCGCTGCCGCTGACCTCGCTCGACGGGCTGGGCTTCGCAGCCACCACCACGGCGCCGACCGGTCCGTCCTTCCACCGCGGGACCTTCGAACTCTCCGGTACGGCGGACACCTTCCTCCACCTCGACGGCTGGACCAAGGGCAGTGCGTGGATCAACGGTTTCGCACTGGGCCGCTACTGGTCCCGCGGCCCCCAGCGGTCCTTGTACGTACCTGCGCCGGTGCTCCGCGAGGGCACCAACGAGATCGTCGTGCTCGAACTGCACGCGGCCCATCGCGCCCGTACCGTCGACTTCCGGGAGACTCACGATCTCGGCCCCACCGACGAGTAG
- a CDS encoding molybdopterin-dependent oxidoreductase, which produces MGDSRRNSPTLPASLSRLLSGRAATIPERLPSAPGFWRSPVRGVRFTAVLGLVLLVGITLLFVTGLLSYAAYNPDLNPVNDKTPDKGLLGFYLFAWPTDPHWLYRLTQGLHVTVGIVLVPVLLAKLWSVVPQLFALPPARSLGHALERISLLLLVGGALFEFLTGLLNIQLEYLFPGSFYPLHFYGAWVFFAAFLAHAGLRVPQAVRVLRSGGLSGAVRGDRLEAPAPATPTLSRRGALAMVGAGSAVLLVTSAGRSFDGPLRRLAVLTPHGAAEPGSGPNGFQINKTAAAVGVTTADTGEGWWLTVSGPAGDLRFTREQLLAMDQHSAALPIACVEGWSTSDQWWRGVRLRDLAALAGYPDRPPGVLVESVQRSGPFRRAALRDNQVRDPRSLLAMQVNGEELSLDHGYPARTIVPAAPGVLNTKWVTRLTFGEL; this is translated from the coding sequence ATGGGCGACAGCCGTCGGAACAGTCCGACACTCCCCGCTTCCCTTTCCCGGCTCCTCTCCGGCCGTGCCGCGACGATTCCCGAACGGCTCCCCTCGGCGCCCGGGTTCTGGCGCAGCCCCGTACGGGGAGTGCGGTTCACCGCGGTGCTCGGCCTCGTCCTGCTCGTCGGGATCACGCTGCTCTTCGTGACGGGCCTCCTGTCGTACGCCGCCTACAACCCGGACCTGAATCCGGTCAACGACAAGACGCCCGACAAGGGCCTGCTCGGCTTCTACCTCTTCGCCTGGCCGACCGATCCGCACTGGCTGTACCGGCTGACGCAGGGGCTCCACGTCACCGTGGGGATCGTGCTCGTCCCGGTCCTGCTGGCGAAGCTCTGGTCGGTGGTTCCCCAGCTCTTCGCGCTGCCGCCGGCCCGCTCCCTCGGGCACGCGCTGGAGCGGATCTCGCTGCTGCTGCTCGTGGGCGGGGCGCTGTTCGAATTCCTCACCGGGCTGCTCAACATCCAGCTGGAGTACCTGTTCCCGGGCTCCTTCTACCCGCTGCACTTCTACGGGGCGTGGGTGTTCTTCGCCGCGTTCCTCGCCCACGCGGGGTTGCGGGTGCCGCAGGCCGTTCGGGTGCTGCGGTCGGGCGGACTGAGCGGGGCGGTCCGGGGGGACCGGCTGGAGGCTCCCGCTCCCGCCACGCCGACCCTGTCCCGGCGCGGCGCGCTGGCCATGGTGGGTGCAGGCTCAGCGGTCCTGCTGGTCACATCGGCCGGTCGGAGCTTCGACGGACCGTTGAGGCGTCTCGCGGTGCTCACCCCGCACGGTGCCGCCGAGCCGGGCTCCGGACCCAACGGCTTCCAGATCAACAAGACGGCCGCCGCGGTCGGTGTCACCACGGCCGATACGGGGGAGGGCTGGTGGCTCACCGTCAGCGGGCCGGCCGGGGACCTCCGGTTCACCCGGGAGCAGCTGCTGGCCATGGACCAGCACAGCGCGGCGCTTCCGATCGCGTGCGTGGAGGGCTGGTCCACCTCGGACCAGTGGTGGCGCGGCGTACGGCTGAGGGATCTGGCGGCGCTCGCCGGGTACCCGGACCGGCCACCGGGGGTGCTGGTCGAATCGGTCCAGCGCAGCGGTCCGTTCCGCCGGGCGGCGCTCCGCGACAACCAGGTGCGGGACCCGCGTTCGCTGCTGGCGATGCAGGTCAACGGCGAGGAACTGTCGCTCGATCACGGATACCCGGCGCGGACCATCGTCCCGGCCGCGCCCGGCGTACTCAACACCAAATGGGTGACCCGGCTGACCTTCGGAGAGCTGTGA
- a CDS encoding class I SAM-dependent methyltransferase has translation MSRTAPDRGVTIPSRPDVTSWGTDPYANALRDGHGPLFLRRTDGWLLPLDVERWCADADAADLSALRRCEGPVLDIGCGPGRLVAALAARGHRALGIDVSEAAVDRTLRLGASALHRSVFEPLPGEGRWGTVLLVDGNIGIGGDPRHLLHRTADLLAPGGLLIAETAPQDIDERVRVQLDDGRASGPGPARTAPFPWARLGTPALKRYARPHGLHCVDQWDAAGRSFVSLRRSRTVRTTSQSPDTRNSPAVISSQFPRNTSGDSPLAGS, from the coding sequence ATGAGCCGCACAGCCCCGGACCGCGGTGTGACGATCCCGTCGCGACCGGACGTCACCTCATGGGGCACCGACCCGTACGCCAACGCGCTGCGCGACGGACACGGGCCGCTCTTCCTGCGCCGTACGGACGGCTGGCTGCTGCCGCTGGACGTCGAACGCTGGTGCGCCGACGCGGACGCCGCGGACCTCTCGGCGCTGCGGCGGTGCGAGGGCCCCGTCCTGGACATCGGGTGCGGGCCCGGGCGGCTGGTCGCGGCGCTGGCGGCCCGCGGCCACCGCGCACTCGGCATCGACGTCAGCGAGGCCGCGGTCGACCGCACCCTGCGGCTCGGAGCTTCCGCCCTGCACCGGTCCGTCTTCGAACCGCTGCCGGGCGAGGGGCGTTGGGGCACCGTTCTCCTCGTCGACGGCAACATCGGCATCGGAGGCGATCCGCGGCACCTGCTGCACCGCACGGCCGACCTGCTCGCCCCGGGCGGACTCCTCATCGCCGAGACCGCGCCGCAGGACATCGACGAACGGGTCCGGGTACAGCTGGACGACGGACGCGCCTCCGGCCCCGGACCGGCACGGACCGCCCCGTTCCCGTGGGCCCGGCTCGGCACACCCGCGCTGAAGAGGTACGCCCGCCCCCATGGGCTGCACTGCGTCGATCAGTGGGACGCGGCCGGCCGCTCCTTCGTCTCCCTGCGGCGCAGCCGGACCGTCCGGACCACGAGCCAGAGCCCGGACACCAGGAACAGCCCGGCCGTGATCAGCAGCCAGTTCCCCAGGAACACGTCGGGGGACAGTCCGCTGGCCGGCTCGTAG
- a CDS encoding TIGR04282 family arsenosugar biosynthesis glycosyltransferase, whose product MRAAGAGAARPAPAGSTNLLVICKEPLPGRVKTRLTPPFSPAEAARLAEAALGDTLRTVDELPAARRAVVLDGAPGPWLPPGIEVVAQSAGGLDERLAAAFGACTGPTLLIGMDTPQITAADLAPVLSPAAWDGCDAWFGPAEDGGFWALGLANPDPELLRGVPMSVPETGAVQRRRLVDAGLTVRDLPRLRDVDTAADAVAVAALAPYGRFAAELARLTGTAVR is encoded by the coding sequence ATGAGGGCGGCCGGCGCCGGCGCCGCCCGCCCGGCCCCTGCCGGGTCGACGAACCTGCTGGTCATCTGCAAGGAGCCGCTGCCCGGCCGGGTCAAGACCCGGCTCACTCCGCCCTTCTCGCCCGCCGAGGCCGCTCGGCTCGCCGAGGCCGCCCTCGGCGACACCCTGCGTACCGTCGACGAACTGCCCGCCGCGCGGCGGGCGGTCGTCCTGGACGGGGCGCCCGGACCATGGCTGCCACCCGGCATCGAGGTGGTGGCACAGAGCGCGGGAGGTCTCGACGAACGGCTGGCCGCCGCGTTCGGCGCCTGCACGGGGCCGACGCTCCTGATCGGCATGGACACCCCACAGATCACCGCGGCCGATCTGGCCCCCGTGCTGTCCCCGGCCGCCTGGGACGGCTGCGACGCCTGGTTCGGCCCTGCCGAGGACGGCGGGTTCTGGGCGCTGGGCCTGGCGAATCCCGATCCCGAACTCCTGCGCGGTGTACCGATGTCCGTACCCGAGACCGGTGCCGTGCAGCGGCGCAGGCTGGTCGACGCCGGGCTGACCGTTCGCGATCTTCCCCGGCTGAGGGACGTGGACACGGCTGCCGATGCCGTCGCGGTCGCCGCCCTCGCGCCGTACGGGCGGTTCGCCGCCGAGCTCGCCCGGCTGACCGGGACGGCGGTCCGATGA
- a CDS encoding glycosyltransferase family 2 protein, with protein sequence MTLPSDTSALCADVVLPCLDEAAALPGVLASVPRGWRAIVVDNGSTDGSAELARSLGATVVHEPRRGFGAACQAGLLASEAEFVCFCDCDGSLDPGLLPDFVRRVADGESDLLLGRRRPEERGAWPLHARAGNAALARMLRRRTGLRLHDLGPMRAARRADLLALDLTDRRSGYPLQMVVRAADAGLRVAETDVPYLARTGKSKVTGTWLGTWHAVRDMRAVLSEPPVRAGASR encoded by the coding sequence GTGACCCTTCCTTCCGATACTTCCGCTCTCTGTGCCGACGTCGTCCTGCCGTGTCTGGACGAGGCCGCCGCGCTGCCCGGGGTGCTGGCCTCGGTCCCTCGTGGCTGGCGGGCGATCGTCGTGGACAACGGCTCCACCGACGGCTCGGCGGAGCTGGCCCGGTCCCTCGGCGCGACCGTGGTGCATGAACCCCGGCGCGGGTTCGGCGCGGCCTGTCAGGCCGGGCTTCTCGCCTCCGAGGCGGAGTTCGTCTGCTTCTGCGACTGCGACGGTTCGCTGGATCCCGGGCTGCTGCCCGACTTCGTCCGCCGGGTCGCCGACGGTGAGAGCGATCTGCTGCTCGGCCGCCGCCGTCCCGAGGAGCGCGGTGCCTGGCCGCTGCACGCGCGGGCGGGCAACGCGGCTCTGGCCCGCATGCTGCGCCGCCGTACGGGACTGCGACTGCACGACCTGGGGCCGATGCGGGCCGCGCGCCGGGCCGATCTGCTGGCGCTCGATCTCACCGACCGGCGCAGCGGCTACCCGCTGCAGATGGTCGTGCGCGCGGCCGACGCGGGATTGCGGGTCGCCGAGACGGACGTCCCGTACCTGGCGCGGACGGGAAAGTCGAAGGTCACCGGCACCTGGCTGGGCACCTGGCACGCGGTGCGCGACATGCGCGCCGTGCTGAGTGAGCCACCGGTCCGGGCGGGGGCCTCCCGATGA
- a CDS encoding response regulator transcription factor: MQTTPDTPPPVPAGGVSPAEENPSRATGTEPGARGRVLVVDDDPTVAEVVAGYLTGAGYEVARAADGPAALEQFTARRPDLAVLDLMLPGMDGFEVCRRMRAQGPVPVIMLTARGDEDDRILGLETGADDYVTKPFSPRELVLRVDSVLRRVRATATSGGRSVLLEGAGLVLDPAARRATWEGRALALTLREFDLLAFLLSHPGQVFTREELMRGVWGWDFGDLSTVTVHVRRLRGKVEADPARPELIRTVWGVGYRLDLPPDPAATTTTATASSIDSGDGSGTPS; this comes from the coding sequence ATGCAGACGACTCCGGACACCCCGCCGCCCGTCCCCGCCGGCGGGGTGTCCCCGGCGGAGGAGAACCCCTCGCGGGCTACCGGTACGGAACCGGGAGCCCGCGGCCGCGTACTCGTCGTGGACGACGACCCCACCGTCGCGGAGGTGGTCGCCGGATACCTGACCGGCGCGGGGTACGAGGTGGCCCGGGCGGCGGACGGCCCGGCCGCGCTCGAGCAGTTCACCGCACGTCGCCCCGACCTGGCCGTCCTGGACCTGATGCTCCCCGGGATGGACGGCTTCGAGGTCTGCCGCCGCATGCGGGCACAGGGACCGGTGCCCGTCATCATGCTGACCGCGCGCGGCGACGAGGACGACCGCATCCTCGGCCTGGAGACGGGGGCGGACGACTACGTGACCAAGCCCTTCAGCCCCCGCGAACTTGTCCTGCGCGTCGACTCCGTACTGCGCCGCGTCAGGGCGACCGCGACATCCGGCGGCCGTTCCGTGCTGCTCGAAGGCGCAGGTCTCGTCCTCGATCCCGCGGCCAGACGCGCGACGTGGGAGGGCCGGGCGCTGGCCCTCACCCTGCGGGAGTTCGACCTGCTCGCCTTCCTCCTGAGCCACCCGGGGCAGGTGTTCACCCGGGAGGAGCTGATGCGCGGGGTCTGGGGCTGGGACTTCGGGGACCTGTCGACGGTGACCGTCCACGTCCGCCGTCTGCGCGGGAAGGTCGAGGCCGATCCGGCCCGCCCGGAGCTGATCCGCACGGTCTGGGGTGTCGGCTACCGCCTGGACCTGCCCCCGGACCCGGCCGCCACCACCACCACCGCCACCGCCTCCTCCATCGACTCCGGCGACGGCTCCGGAACACCGTCATGA
- a CDS encoding sensor histidine kinase: MTDTLLIALLAFLGAAAAGLLGALVLRLSRHRSLVVSLTVVAAVAVTAMLAGTLAVAWAMFLSPHDLTVVTTVLAMAAVVSLVTAMLLGRWVAARSRDLTLAARSFGDGGTFAAPAAPATAELAALTRELAATSAKLDSSRERERALETSRRELVAWISHDLRTPLAGLRAMSEALEDGMAVDSGRYLRQIRTEVERMNDMVGDLFELSRIHAGSLTLSPTRISVHDLVGDALAGADPLAREHGVRLVGGRVEAVPVEVDGKEMNRVLGNLLINAIRRTPADGTVAVAAQRTGGGVVLSVTDGCGGIPEEDLPRVFDTGWRGSHARTPPAGAGLGLAIVRGIVEAHAGRAEVRNVTGGCCFEVTLPVA; encoded by the coding sequence ATGACCGACACCCTCCTCATCGCGCTCCTCGCCTTCCTGGGCGCCGCCGCGGCCGGACTGCTCGGCGCACTCGTGCTGCGGCTGTCCCGGCACCGTTCGCTCGTCGTCTCGCTGACCGTCGTGGCCGCCGTCGCCGTCACCGCGATGCTCGCCGGGACACTGGCCGTCGCCTGGGCGATGTTCCTGTCGCCGCACGACCTGACGGTGGTCACGACGGTCCTCGCCATGGCCGCCGTCGTCTCGCTCGTCACCGCGATGCTGCTGGGCCGCTGGGTGGCGGCGAGGAGCCGCGATCTGACCCTCGCTGCCCGCTCCTTCGGCGACGGCGGCACCTTCGCGGCCCCCGCGGCCCCGGCCACTGCCGAACTCGCCGCTCTCACCCGTGAACTGGCCGCCACCAGTGCCAAGCTCGACAGTTCACGCGAGCGGGAGCGCGCCCTGGAGACCTCGCGGCGCGAGCTCGTCGCCTGGATCTCGCACGACCTGCGCACCCCGCTCGCCGGGCTGCGCGCCATGTCCGAGGCGCTGGAGGACGGCATGGCCGTCGACTCCGGGCGCTATCTGCGGCAGATACGCACCGAGGTGGAGCGGATGAACGACATGGTCGGCGACCTCTTCGAACTCTCCCGCATCCACGCCGGCTCGCTCACCCTGAGCCCCACGCGGATCTCCGTCCACGATCTGGTGGGCGACGCGCTCGCCGGCGCGGACCCGCTGGCCCGTGAGCACGGTGTGCGGCTGGTCGGCGGCAGGGTCGAGGCGGTGCCCGTCGAGGTCGACGGCAAGGAGATGAACCGGGTCCTGGGCAACCTCCTGATCAACGCGATCCGCCGAACCCCCGCCGACGGCACCGTCGCCGTGGCCGCGCAACGCACGGGCGGCGGGGTCGTCCTCTCGGTGACCGACGGCTGCGGAGGCATTCCGGAGGAGGACCTGCCCCGGGTCTTCGACACCGGCTGGCGCGGCAGCCATGCCCGTACACCACCGGCCGGCGCGGGACTCGGGCTCGCCATCGTGCGGGGGATTGTCGAGGCACACGCCGGCCGGGCGGAGGTCCGCAACGTAACCGGCGGCTGCTGCTTCGAGGTGACCCTGCCGGTGGCGTGA